The Labilibaculum sp. sequence GAATCGTTATGGTTCGCATTTTTTTTCTAATAGCGTAAGTAAATAAGAACAAGGGCTATTCCAATACCTATACCTGTAATTACCAAATTGAAGCTTTTTCGATCTGTTTTAAAAATCAACATGAGCAATGATGATAAAAGCAGGCTGCAGAATGAAATTAAAAAATAGGAGACTGAAGCTCCCAGATTATATCCTGTAAATGGATATAAAGAGAATGAGCTTCCATAAACATTTTTATAATGTAAGTTGATTCCAATTCCAAGAACAATCCCAATCAAGGCAAAGAAATTATATTTTATGGTTGAAGCAGAACCCTGACCGCTAATCAGGTTTTGAATTCCCACCATTAGAATTGAGATGGCCAAAATCAATTTGACGGTTCTGCCGGAAAAGTTTATGATTGAAAAATTACAAAGAAGGAGTCCAGCAATTGAGCCAATAACCAAGGCAAGTAAAAGTGAAAAATATGCTTTCCAGTCTTTTAATTGAAAGGTGATTCCGAACAATACCAAAAGCATAAAAGGTTCGAATGAAGAAAAATAAATCAAATGATAAAATGCTGATTCAAAGCTTGATAGTATAGTGTTCATTTTTTGTTTATTTCCATTTTATAACTACACGACAATTTTCAATGTCCGTGTTTTTGGTTTTGATTACAATTTTTGAGGTGTTGTCACTACTCTTGTTGAATATCTCAAGAATCTGATCAAGTTTGGCCTCGTGCAAGTAATTTATCTCCAATTCGTGAATTGTTTTATTCAACAAGATTTCAGAAAGGCAAGAGTCTATTGCCCACTTTATATATTTTACATTATTCACATGCTGATAGAAATCCAGATCACTATAGTGAATGTGCAGATCTTCTACGTAATTCCCTTCTTCAAGTTGTTGTAATTTACCTAGGCTATGTTCAAAGATAGGATCTTCAGAGTTGACTGGCATTTTAGCAACAATTTTTTGTGGTCTAATCAATCTTTTTGTTTTCGTATTAAGCACCAGCCACGAAGAGGTCGCCTGACCGATAACATCTCCTTTCATGTTATAAATCCGGTATTCCCGATTTCCAAACAAACCATCCG is a genomic window containing:
- a CDS encoding acyl-ACP thioesterase domain-containing protein, encoding MNISNTDIRKYRKTFRIGSFDTDLNGRAKLTSICNYFQEIAGYHVDLINQGIDDLKANNLAWILSRLKVQIFTTPKWKDNIDIETWSIGADGLFGNREYRIYNMKGDVIGQATSSWLVLNTKTKRLIRPQKIVAKMPVNSEDPIFEHSLGKLQQLEEGNYVEDLHIHYSDLDFYQHVNNVKYIKWAIDSCLSEILLNKTIHELEINYLHEAKLDQILEIFNKSSDNTSKIVIKTKNTDIENCRVVIKWK
- a CDS encoding HupE/UreJ family protein, whose protein sequence is MNTILSSFESAFYHLIYFSSFEPFMLLVLFGITFQLKDWKAYFSLLLALVIGSIAGLLLCNFSIINFSGRTVKLILAISILMVGIQNLISGQGSASTIKYNFFALIGIVLGIGINLHYKNVYGSSFSLYPFTGYNLGASVSYFLISFCSLLLSSLLMLIFKTDRKSFNLVITGIGIGIALVLIYLRY